ctggaaaGAAAGACTTTGCTTTGTGGAAGCTTAGAGCTGTCCCTGAAGGATAAAGGATACCCTGGGACAACCAAGGTAACGCCAGCATCCCACCCCTTCTCACACCTCTTTGAAACCCTCCCAGCATTGTCTGGCATCACAGATCAGTCACTCGAGCAAGGCTGACTCCAGGGACAGCTGGATCAATCGACAAGCAGcaagaatgctgcagaaatattgttcttttgcaaagttttactatgattagtGATCAGTAGTGTGGGTGTTAGTGATTAGTCAAATCGTGTTGTACCTGAATGTTTGAAGGGTATAAGAACCCTGTGTAAAGCCACATTCTGGGTGCCCCAATTTTGCTGGGACACCGCATgtgcatgaataaatatttgcctctgtaattctttgctttgcCTCCTAGCCTCTCTCCTCGGTCGGCACGGGCCAGTTGCGAATGTTTGTGACAgtcagcactgttcagcagtgtattgggtttgcgtggcaaggttttggtagtggaggggctacagggctggctactgtgagaagctgctagaagcttcccctatgtctgataaagttaatgtcagcgggttccaggatggacccgccgctggccaaggccaagccaatcagcaacagtggtagagcctctgggataacagatttaagaaagggaaaagaagttacaggagAGTTGCAGTTGCAaccagagagagcggagtgagaagatgtgagagaaaaactctgcagacaccaaggtcagtgaagaaggagggggaggaggtgctccaggtgccggagtggagattcccctgcagcccgtggtgaagaccatggtgaggcaggctgtccccctgcagcccatgcaggtccacggtggagcagatatccacctgcagcctgtggaggaccccatgccagagcagggggatgcccaaaggacgctgtgaccctgtgggaagcctgcactggagcaggttcctggcaggacctgtggccccatggacccatggacccgtggagagaggagcccacgctggagcaggtttgctggcaggacttgtgaccctgcgggggacccacgctggagcagtctgttcctgaaggactgcaccctgtggaagagacccatgctggagcagttcgtgaagaactgtagtccgtgggaaggactcacattggagaagttcatggagggctgtctcccgtgggagggaccccatgctggagcaggggaagagtgtgaagaggaagaagtggcagaaacaacgtgtgatgaactgacccaaacccccattccccgtcctcCTGTGCCGCTCAcggggggaagaggtagagaaaatcgggagtaaagttaagcccgggaagaagggaggggtggggggaaggtgtttttaagatttggttttatttctcattatcctgctctgatttgactagtaataaattcaattaatttttccccaagatgagtctgttttgcctgtgacagtaattggtgaagtgatctccctgtccttatctcaacccatgagcctttcgttttattttctctcccctgtctggttgaggagggggagtgatagagcggctttggtgggcacctggcatctggccagggtcaacccagcacacaaattcacattaagatcacttttgctaatacctttggtggtgattctttaagtgatctaaatcaTTCATCCACGACATCCCTCTCCCTAGGCCAGCACAAGAGTCCTGCTCCAGAACAGAGCAGCCTGCTCCGAGTGggtgcctgcagaaagaggtttctctttctcatggattcctccctgcaggcacacaaatgctgccttgctcttctccacagtcatccctgctctccagagagccAGGTGAGTGTGTCTGTGCTGGCCTGGCCAGCCACTCCTGGTTCCCTCTCCGTGCTCCCTGCAAGGCCCCAAGCTGGCggtgctgctgtgcagagcgAGGGGGCTGTGGTGTCCTTTGGCCATGGGGTGAGCCTGCACTGGCCATGCTGGTCAGGGTGGGGAGCAGACCCAGCCAGAAAGgcatcactgctgctgagcccctttccatcttcccttgatGCTCAATAGCCAAGGACAGGGCTGCGCAGGAGCAAGGCATGTCTGCAATGGCAcaaagggcagggcagggctgcactAGATCCAGCCCGTAGGCTTTCCAAGAGGCTTTCATGAACCACTCTCCAGCCTTTGGTCCTATTGCCTGCTGGCTCCTCAGAGCCTTTTCTGGCATTGCAGAGCCCTCGTTAGCCCATGGTCTCCTCaggtttgccttttcttccaggaCACTCCACCTCCGATGGTCACTAATTTTAGGAGGTGCAACTCACTGCCAAGTCAGACTCACACACTGTGCCTGGAGATCCCCTGACTTCTCCTGGCACctcccaattcctctccagGATGGCATCTGccatcagccccactgcaggtgAGACAGCACCAGGGAGATAAATCAAAGACCAGTTGCTGTCTTCTTGGACACATGCCACCAAGAAGGGAAGTCTTGGTCCAGCCCTCAGTCCCTAACAGATCCCCCTGGGACTCTGAGATTGTCTCCCTGAAGCTATCGAGAAcctcagaagagcaaaagtccTTTTGAGGGAGCGGCTCCTTGGGTATAGTCCTGACACCACCTTTGGAAGAGGCATCCGGCTTTCTGGCCCTGCCCTGAGGAGCCCTTTTTGGTGACGGCTGTGCTAGCAgggaggccagctctgacacGGTGGTTCACTTGGTCTGCTCCTGCCCAAAGCCACAGGGATGGCACCGTAGAGACAACAGGTCCACGAGCCCTTAGAGCTAACACAAACGCAAGGGCACAAGAGGAGAGtgtggaagggaggagagaccagcactgaaaagagcatGTCCTACTGCTGGCCATGGCCATGgctccagggaagcagcagccctgatgATACgcaggcagaagagagggaGTGCCCGCTGAGGCAGCAAGGTGCAGCCTCGGGGGCCCCATGGGCTGCTCCTCCATGGGGCAGCTGCGATTTGGGCTCCTTAACCCTTTCTTcctgctgggctgtgcccccAGCTACAGAGAGGATTTGGAGAGATGAGAGCTCAGACCAAagattttctgctggcttctttaTTTATGCAAGCAGACTGGTACCGTAGGTccatgtgctggttttagctggggtagagttaaatttcttcttagtagctggtatggggctatgggTTGGTCTTGTgatgagaacaatgttgataatacagggatgtttgctttattgctgagcagtgcttacacagagtcaaggctttttctgcttctcacactgccctgccagcgagtagtctgggggtgcacaagaagttgggagaggacacagtCGGCACAGCTGACCCCGAcagaccaaagggatattccagactATATGACAGCATGCTCAGCCATCtaaaggtgggggaagaagaaggaagagggggatgttcagagtgacGGCGTTTGTCTTCCTGAGtcaccgttacgtgtgatggagccctgctttcctggagatggctgaacacctgcctgttgatgggaagtagtaaatgaattccttgatttgttttgcttccgTGCGcaacttttgctttacctattaaaacagactttatctcaacccatgagttttctcactccTACCCTCCCAATTcgctctcaaaaaaaaaagtcctgacCTTTCCTGAGATACCCTGGGAGTATTTTAAGGTGTAGGGGTACCTTAATGATGCTGAAATAGTATGTGTTGAAATACTTTCCTCAGGGAATCTTTGATCTctttgttcctcatgctgtagatgaagGGATTCACTATCGGAGGTACCACCGAGTACAGAACAGTCACCACCagatccagggatggggaggagatggaagggggcttcaggtaggcaaaaaAAGAGGTGCTGACAAAgagggagaccacggccaggtgagggaggcacgtggaaaaggctttgtgctgtccctgcttcgaggggatcctcagcacggccctgaagatctgcacataagacagcacaatgaaaacaaaacacccaaatcCTAAACAGGCACTAACCACAAGAAGGCAAATTTCCTTGAGGTAGGCGTTTGAGCAGGCGAgcttgaggatgtgggggatttcacagaagaactggtgcagGACATTTCCTTGGCGGAGAGgtagggaaaatgtattggccGTGTGCAGCACAGAACTGAGAAagccactgccccaggcagctgctgccatgtggacacaagctctgctgcccaggagggtcccgtagtgcaggggtttgcagatggcaacatagcggtcataggccatgatggtgagaagaaaatactctgctgaaacgaaaaagagaaacagaaagacttGGGCAGCACATCCTACATAGGAAACAGACCTGTTGTCCCgcagggaattggccatggctttggggagagtggtggagatggagcccaggtcaaggagggagaggttgaggaggaagaagtacatgggagtgtggaggcggtggtcgcaggctacagcggtgatgatgaggccgttgcccaggagggcaacgttgcccagcaagagccagaagtgcaagagctgcagctcccgtgtctctgcgaatgccaggaggaggaactcggTGATGGAGCTGCCGTTGGACATCTGATCCTTTTGTTCCTGAGGTActgccaaaggaagaaagcacacTCACAAGTGAGGACTGCTCTGAGCAaaactcttccctttccctgcccctccagcaccccaccccacctccccaacACCCATTGCCTATATCCCTTCTTTCAGGACCTTCATGCATCCCCCAGGCTGGAGCTCAGGTTTGTGCTGGCTGAGTCTGATGTAAGGAGTAGGGCTCTGCCCATAGTCTCCCGAGGACTTGTCCCTGCTCTACAGCACTGGGAATGGGGGAAAGTGGGtgacagctgctgaaattcacCATTTCCCTTAGGGCTTACACAATCCTAAGGACATGGCAGGACAGTTTGGAAGTGCGGAGAGACCAGCACTGAGAAGACCACGTCCAGCTGCTGTCCATGGCCAGTAGCTCcaaggaagcagcagccctgacatGCAGATTATATCGGTAACCCCCTTGTAATATAGaggagctgctcagcatcttcCGGCAGCACAAGCCCAGGGAAACTCCTGGATGTGCTAAAAGTTTAGGGACctcagcagagccagctcagtccccagccccacacactgcaCTGTCCAGAGCCCCACAGCTTGGAAGGAACTGAGGCACTTTGCTCCCATGGACACAGCTGCATCGCAGGACCTGCAGCGTTGGTGTGTGCTCTGCACCTGAAGCCTCCTTGTTGCCAGAGAGTCCGAGGGTAAGACCAAGGGAAGCATGGACAGGAGGGCGAGATGGAGAAATGCCTCAACACTCTTGCCAAGGGAGCACTCGGGAGTTTCTCCTCCTTGGGCTGAACCTGCAGAGAATTCGACTCAGCTTGAGAACCCATGGCCTTGATGGCAGAAACTCCGCCgggtgggagaggagaccaGGGGGTTGCTCAGCGGAAGGCATCTGCACTGCAAGGGACAGCAGGGAGGTGCCAGAATCCCCCTCCCAAGACCTTGATGGTAGCagctctctctctccccctgcccatgtctctgctggagctgtccctgccaggaACCATTTCCCTGTCCCCACgcctcctccctctcagtgctcacagaccccatcccacccgctctgtgctcagctctgccctgcagacccctcctggcagcagggcactgcccaggGGCACCTCAGCGGTTGCAGGCTCTGATGGGAACATCAGACCAACCCTGAGGAGGCTGCCAAGGTGCCTCTGGTGCTGTCTGTAAGCTGCAGGGTGTTGATTTCTGATACTCCCAGGTTGATTCATCTCTAAGAGAAACAGATTTGGAGTTTAAGTGCCTGCTCCCAGAGAGGTGACTTTCTATGTCCCATTGCCCACCCAGACAACCAAgagtagaaaacagaaagaacgGAATCCTGAGCTTTCAAGTAGACATTGCCTTGATGTGCTTCTTGAAAAGTCCCCTTGGAAATGTCCTGAGGGTGATGTGGGGCTGTCAGCAGCCTTGACCCGTGCAGCACTCTCGTGAAAGCAGAAGGATCGTGCCTTGTCAGGAGTTGTTCCTTCTACCCatagcttctccccacagcgccATGGGGAGCCcagggtgcagggaccctgcttggaaggacagccctgggcacccctggctgcacacctgGCTTCACACCCATGCAGGTGgccctgggagaaggcagctgccATGCCCTGTCCCTCtatggtgcagcagggaagccctgctctggagcatGTCCTTCTGTACACCGGAGAGACATCCCATAGGCTGTGGGCTGTGCCAGCTTTAGGAGATCCCTCCAGGAAGTTCATTTGcattgccctgcagccagagactTAGCGTGTCAAGGGCTGTGAAGGTTTCTCCTTTgttgagctctcagcatcctcccatccccacactgcctttaacctctctctttcttgcatgtctcccctcggtgcctgcaggcagtgccctcagccttgctgtgctttgcagaggagccgctcctgggcagagctgtctctctgtaGCACACTGcccgcttgccatgagctccctccatcccaggagcccagcccagctcagcagcacaggaccagccCAAGGTGGCTTTTTAATGACCCCTCTGGTGGGTTTGGTGCCgactccatgaacctcagacagtgagaggaagttgaagaaacctctccagaagtcaaagtcagatgcaaaCTGCAAAGTTTCAAGGAGTGTTAATGGGTCCCACTGAGGGACAtcattactgacaaagcctccctggGGTGTGGTTAGAGCACAAAACTGGAGGCAGTGATGACAGggaggcaaaggaaaggaaaagatggctCTCACGTTGACTGAACCTGGGTGTGTTCTATTAAGTCaaagggccaagccctgacccGCAGCCCTTGGGAGaggagatcctgtccctcactcattgctcagggctcttcctggggcagtgtCATGTGGGGATGTGCAATGCCTAGAGCAGGACTGCAGTACCATCTCTTCCAGGCTCATGGGTTGCCATGAGGAGGCAATGAAGTCCTGGTGCTATAATGATAAGGTGTCTCCTCCCAGGCATCAACTGCACAGGGAAGAGCCATAGCCCACGAGAGCAACAGGCTTCCAGCCTTGCCAGAGCCTTCAGCTCTCTCAACCACACGTGTCCCACACCTGCACCTCTTTTCCTGCAGGCTGGTGACATCCACCCTGCTCACCAACCCTGGTCTCACCTGAGCATCTTCCTACCCTTACTGAGATCTCTCCATCCTCACAGAGTGCTCGTTGAAATACAAAGCTTTGGCTAATCCAGACTCTCTCTGGGTGGTCTATGGTAACAGAGAACTGCACTTGgagtgacatttctttctcctcatttcCAATCTCAacctcctgtcctggtttcggctgggacagagttaactttctttttagtagctggtacagtgctgtgttttggatttagtgtcagaatgatgttggtaactgtcctggtttcagctaggacagagttaattttcttcctagtagctggtatagtgctgtgctttggatttagtaggaaaataatgttgataacacactgatgtttttagttgttgctaagtagtgtttatactaagccaaggatttttcagcttctcacgcccagccagcaagaaggctggaggggcacaagaagctgggaggggacactgccaggacagctgacccaaactggccaaagagctattccataccatatgacatcatgcccagtatataaactgggggagctggctgggaggggggattgcagctcgggaactaactgggcattggtcaacgagtggtgagcaattgcattgtgcaccacttgctttgtatagtttaattcttttagtattactattgtcatattattattatcattgttttcattcctttctgtcctattaaactgtctttatctcagctcacgagttttttttcctgattgtctcccccatcccaggggtgggggggcagtgagcgagcggctgcgtggtgctcagctgctggctggggttaaaccacgacagtaacactctgatgttttagttgttgctaagtagtgcttatcttaagccaaggacttttcagtttcccgtgctctgccagcaagcaggtgtgcaagaagctgggagggagcagagccggggcagctgacctgaactagcccaaggcgtattccataccatggaacgtcatgcccagtatataaagaggggggagctggccgggaggcacggatcgcggctcaggaactaactgagcattggtcagcgggtggtgagcaattgcattatgtatcactggtttttttccttcccccccacttcctttttttgttctattccttttcattactattattattatatttcattattactattgttagtattgtattttactttagttaataaactgttcttatctcaacccacgagttttacttttttttctttcctttcctcctcctcaccccactgggagggggagggggaaggggctgcgtggtgctgagttgctgactggggttaaaccacgacacctccCAAGCTCCCTttgtgacattttttctttcccatgatGTTTCccagtttggagaaaagctCCACCTTCTCTGAAGCCACCCTGCAAGCAGTCTCAGGCTACTCCTATACTGCCCTgagcctctctgctgctgggcaAAAGGGCCAAAGAAGCCCAGGTCTCTCAGCCCCTCCACACAGGCTATCAGCTTAAGGCCCCAAACCCCACCTTGCCACTTCTCCTCTGGACATTCTCCAGCTCCTCCCAACTCCATCAAAATAGGGAGCTGATAACTGGGGCAAACCCGTGTGTGTGGGTCCCTACCAGTGCTGTGTCAAGGGGCAGAATGACTCCCCTGGTCTGGGTGAACATGCTCATCCTAATGCAGCCCCGTATGCAACTGCCCTTGTTCCTGGTGAGCATAAACCACTGGCTCATACGGCGTCCCTCGTAGTtcccaggtccttctcctcAGAGTCACTCCAGAGGTTTCTGTGGGCCACACCGCTGAGTTTCTCAAGGTCCCCCTGGACTGAAGCTCCATTTGGCCAGCTGTTCATGTCTGTGTGCAGGTGGCTCCCCATGCTGCTGGTGCAGGCTCACCCATAACagcctgaggagctgcaggtctctccagagccaggcaggaaTTGCCATGAACACAATCTCCA
This sequence is a window from Gymnogyps californianus isolate 813 unplaced genomic scaffold, ASM1813914v2 HiC_scaffold_31, whole genome shotgun sequence. Protein-coding genes within it:
- the LOC127028279 gene encoding olfactory receptor 14C36-like translates to MSNGSSITEFLLLAFAETRELQLLHFWLLLGNVALLGNGLIITAVACDHRLHTPMYFFLLNLSLLDLGSISTTLPKAMANSLRDNRSVSYVGCAAQVFLFLFFVSAEYFLLTIMAYDRYVAICKPLHYGTLLGSRACVHMAAAAWGSGFLSSVLHTANTFSLPLRQGNVLHQFFCEIPHILKLACSNAYLKEICLLVVSACLGFGCFVFIVLSYVQIFRAVLRIPSKQGQHKAFSTCLPHLAVVSLFVSTSFFAYLKPPSISSPSLDLVVTVLYSVVPPIVNPFIYSMRNKEIKDSLRKVFQHILFQHH